TATTCGCAATCACCGGGTACATCCTTTTCTGCCAAGGAGGGGAACGACTGAGGTCTCCGCCAGACCGCCACAGTGATGAAAAACCATGTTTTAACATAACTTATAATTAGTTGTTTTATTACTTCAACCACATGCGCTGTTGCATTTCCGGCAGAACTTTTAGTTGTATAAGCCTTTCCGCCTGTTATTTTAAAATCTCTTCAAATCAACAACTGGACAGCGATCTAATTGATCAGCTTGCATTGGAAATAATAAAAGGAATTAAAACTTGAAGAAACATAAAGTACTTTTGGCTGGAGTGTTTGCACTGAATTTAATCGGGAGCGCAGTCGCCGCAACTTCAACACCTTCAGAAACACTGATGGTATTTGGGTCTCCGCCCCCCGGTACCGGCACTGAAAACGTGCAGCGCACTCAACGATTGGCCACAGCGCTGAGCCAGGCGGAGTTAAATAAATCAGCGGATAACAATAATTCTTCCACCATGGCTTTCCTGGATATTGGGTCAATAGCTGATGATGAAAAGGTCATCGGACAAGTGACGGATATCTTCCGCTCAGGCATTCCGGTACTGCTGAAAATGAATAGCCATTCTCCAGAACTTGCAAAGGAAGTGAGCACTGTTTTCGGGATTTCCGGATCCTTCGACTATGCACTGTTTCATCGCCAGAATAGTTCAAAAATCGAAGTTTACCGACTAGAAGGCTACGACGATAAGAATATTATGGAGGCCGCATGGTTGCTGGTGAAAGAATTGAACCTCAAGAGCGACCCACCGGAAGATGAATTTATTGGTCTGCCAAAGCTGACTTACAACATTAATGTCCAAAGCCCTACTCGCGAAATGACATCCGTGGTGAATATCGACATTATCAGGAGTGCTCAGCGAAGCCAGGATAAAAAGTTTGTTTCCATAACAACTGTCCCGACGACTGTGCGCTCTGCAAAAAACGGCATAACCATTGGTGGATTCGGGCCAGGTGGCAACGGGCTTAATCTGTGGGGTTCCTATTTGCCTCACGCCTATCGATTTACCCATCAACTGACTGCTCCGCAAATTGCTCCTGTACTGGTAAAGTCCGCCCCTTCCAGTGATTCAAGGACCGAATTCAGTTTCACCGAAACGAAAACCACAGGACTTTCTATTGGTGGGTCATTGGGTGGCGAGTTTGGTGGAACGAAAGCTGACAATATCGCGTATGCGGCAAAATCACCGTTCAACGTGAACTTCGGCTTAAGTTACGCACACACTAAAACGATGAGTTACAACTTCAAAGACTATTCATTGCTGGCGGCACAAAATGGTTCCAGAGTGACATGGAACGCTCCGATAGACACAAAGCTAAGGGGCGCATTGATCAAGCAGCTGACCAGCACGACGCCCATTTTATCCGAAGACAAAATGACGCCCATGATGCGTTCTGCTGCGCTTGAATCTTATTCATTATGGGAGTTACCGGGCACTTATACAGGCGTCGCTACCGTGAGTGTGGGGGGAGGTTACGATCTGGATCGAACTGAGTGGTGGTGGGATAGAACCCAGGTCAAGACACACCAAATTACCGACATCTATAACACCGAGGAAAAGTACACACTGGATATGAATAATCCATTCTTGACACGTGAGATGACCGTGCTGATTCGTTCGGCGGAGGGTACCGGCAAATGTATGTCTGGAAATGCCAACTCCAGTATTACCCTTGAGTCGTGTGCCGCCTCGGATGCGCAGCAATTATGGGGTCTGGATTCCGAAAGCCGCTATGTTAATAGAGCAACACAGCGATGCCTGAGTGTTCGCGAAACTGACGGAGCACTGATAACCAATAGTTGTGCGCTCGATAACAGACAGCAGTGGGAGTGGCAAGCGGATCGGCTTCATTCACTGTACAACCGTGAATGGCGTCTATATTCCGATAACAGTCGATTGAAAATTATTCCAGACGGCTCGATGCACTTTCAAAACACTCCGAAAAACGTGTTCAACCCACTGAACATCCCTTGGGCCAGCTACCCGTTGGCGCCTTCCATCCAAGACGTCATGCCCAACCATTTAGGACCTTCGCCTCAGATCAGTCCGGAGTGGGTGGACAGGTATCAAGGTGTTGATACTCGTCAAAGATGGCGAATTGAAATCCTGCGCGACGGCATCTAGATCCTGACCATTTGCCAATCGGCCACGCCAGAAATGTGCCTGGTCGTACGCCGGTTGGCATTCAGGGGGCAGAAAAAAGGAACGGCTAAAAACGTTATCAGTCACTAATCAGGCAACTCGAAAACGCCCCCGGTGCCGTGCCTGGGGAATTGCTCAAGAGTCCTGGCTACGGCAGGAGTCGCAACGAGGAGTTCAAAACTGATGAGTACCAAGAAGCCTGCCGCCCCCAAAAGCGCACTGGCCGGGACCGATACCCTGGACCGCGGCAACACCAACGCCAAGCTCGACAGCCTGGAAAAATTTCGCTCCGATGCCACCGAACAGGCCCTGCGTACCAACCAGGGCGTGAAGGTCGCGGACAATCAGAACACGTTGAAGGGCGGTGCCCGCGGGCCGTCGTTGCTGGAAGACTTCATCATGCGTGAAAAGATCACGCACTTTGACCATGAACGCATTCCCGAGCGCATCGTCCATGCCCGCGGTACCGGTGCCCATGGTTACTTCCAGGCGTATGAAACCCATTCCGTACTGACCAAGGCCGGGTTCCTACAAGACCCTAGCCAGAAAACGCCGGTTTTTGTGCGCTTTTCCACGGTGCAAGGCCCGCGCGGGTCCGGCGATACCGTGCGGGACGTACGAGGTTTCGCGGTGAAATTTTTTACCGACGAAGGCAACTTCGATCTGGTGGGCAACAACATGCCGGTGTTCTTCATTCAGGATGCGATCAAGTTTCCTGACTTCGTACATGCGGTAAAACCCGAACCCCACAATGAGATTCCTACCGGCGGTTCGGCCCACGATACTTTCTGGGACTTTGTTTCTCTGGTGCCGGAATCCGCGCACATGGTGATGTGGACCATGTCCGACCGAGCGATCCCCAAAAGCCTGCGCACCATGCAGGGTTTCGGCGTGCACACCTTTCGCATGATCAATGCCGAAGGCAAGGCGCGCTTCGTAAAATTCCACTGGCGCCCCGCCGCTGGCACCTGCTCGCTGGTGTGGGATGAAGCGCAGAAGCTTGCCGGTAAAGACACCGACTTCCACCGTCGTGATCTCTGGGAGTCCATCGAGATGGGGGACTACCCGGAATGGGAATTGGGCGTACAGGTTATCGAAGAGGAAAACGAACATGCCTTCGATTTCGACCTTCTCGATCCAACCAAAATCATTCCCGAGGAAGTCGTGCCGATCACTGCGCTGGGCAAGATGGTGCTCAACCGCAACCCGGACAATTTCTTCGCCGAGACCGAACAGGTTGCCTTTTGCCCCGGGCATATCGTGCCGGGAATCGACTTCTCCAATGATCCTTTGCTGCAAGGGCGGTTGTTTTCCTACACCGATACGCAGATCAGCCGACTGGGTGGGCCGAATTTTCATGAGATCCCGATCAACCGTCCGGTGTCACCATTTCACAACGGTCAACGAGATGCGCAGCACCGCACCACCATCGACAAGGGACGCGCCTCCTACGAGCCGAACTCTATCGACAGCGGCTGGCCGAAGGAAACCCCACCGGCCGCGCAGAACGGTGGCTTCGAGACTTATCCGGAGCGCATCGACGCTGCGAAAATCCGTCAGCGCAGCGAGTCTTTCGCCGACCACTTCTCTCAGGCC
The Pseudomonas lini DNA segment above includes these coding regions:
- the katE gene encoding catalase HPII gives rise to the protein MATAGVATRSSKLMSTKKPAAPKSALAGTDTLDRGNTNAKLDSLEKFRSDATEQALRTNQGVKVADNQNTLKGGARGPSLLEDFIMREKITHFDHERIPERIVHARGTGAHGYFQAYETHSVLTKAGFLQDPSQKTPVFVRFSTVQGPRGSGDTVRDVRGFAVKFFTDEGNFDLVGNNMPVFFIQDAIKFPDFVHAVKPEPHNEIPTGGSAHDTFWDFVSLVPESAHMVMWTMSDRAIPKSLRTMQGFGVHTFRMINAEGKARFVKFHWRPAAGTCSLVWDEAQKLAGKDTDFHRRDLWESIEMGDYPEWELGVQVIEEENEHAFDFDLLDPTKIIPEEVVPITALGKMVLNRNPDNFFAETEQVAFCPGHIVPGIDFSNDPLLQGRLFSYTDTQISRLGGPNFHEIPINRPVSPFHNGQRDAQHRTTIDKGRASYEPNSIDSGWPKETPPAAQNGGFETYPERIDAAKIRQRSESFADHFSQARLFFHSMSKHEQEHIIAAYSFELGKVEREFIRARQVNEILANIDLELAKRVAQNLGLPVPKAGTVEVRQTSLDHSPALSQANLLSGDIKTRKVAILAANGVDGAAIDAMKKALMAEGAHAKLLGPTSAPVTTADGKALPVDASMEGLPSVAFDAVFVPGGATSIKALSTDGVALHYLLEAYKHLKAIALHGEAKQLLDVLKLEVDAGLIVGTDATLFKAFFAAIGQHRIWEREPKAKAIPA
- a CDS encoding ricin-type beta-trefoil lectin domain protein; the protein is MKKHKVLLAGVFALNLIGSAVAATSTPSETLMVFGSPPPGTGTENVQRTQRLATALSQAELNKSADNNNSSTMAFLDIGSIADDEKVIGQVTDIFRSGIPVLLKMNSHSPELAKEVSTVFGISGSFDYALFHRQNSSKIEVYRLEGYDDKNIMEAAWLLVKELNLKSDPPEDEFIGLPKLTYNINVQSPTREMTSVVNIDIIRSAQRSQDKKFVSITTVPTTVRSAKNGITIGGFGPGGNGLNLWGSYLPHAYRFTHQLTAPQIAPVLVKSAPSSDSRTEFSFTETKTTGLSIGGSLGGEFGGTKADNIAYAAKSPFNVNFGLSYAHTKTMSYNFKDYSLLAAQNGSRVTWNAPIDTKLRGALIKQLTSTTPILSEDKMTPMMRSAALESYSLWELPGTYTGVATVSVGGGYDLDRTEWWWDRTQVKTHQITDIYNTEEKYTLDMNNPFLTREMTVLIRSAEGTGKCMSGNANSSITLESCAASDAQQLWGLDSESRYVNRATQRCLSVRETDGALITNSCALDNRQQWEWQADRLHSLYNREWRLYSDNSRLKIIPDGSMHFQNTPKNVFNPLNIPWASYPLAPSIQDVMPNHLGPSPQISPEWVDRYQGVDTRQRWRIEILRDGI